The following proteins are co-located in the Megalobrama amblycephala isolate DHTTF-2021 linkage group LG12, ASM1881202v1, whole genome shotgun sequence genome:
- the slc25a37 gene encoding mitoferrin-1: MELRTQTVLASLEMSEVKSDGGSSEGDEDYESLPAHASLGTHMTAGAVAGVLEHTVMYPVDSVKTRMQSLQPDPKAQYRSVYGALKRIVRTEGVLRPLRGLNITVLGAGPAHALYFACYERIKRSLSDIIQNGGNSHIANGVAGSVATVLHDAVMNPAEVVKQRMQMYNSPYRSLYDCVLTVSRKEGLAAFYRSYSTQLTMNIPFQAVHFITYEFMQEHFNPERQYRPETHILSGAAAGAVSAAITTPLDVCKTLLNTQENVALSSAHVSGHLSGMVNAFRTVYRLGGVPAFFKGIRARVIYQMPSTAIAWSVYEFFKYFLTQHEPHIQELGRDAHKASST, translated from the exons ATGGAGTTGCGCACCCAGACGGTCCTGGCGAGTCTGGAGATGTCGGAGGTGAAAAGCGACGGCGGATCGTCGGAGGGCGACGAGGATTACGAGAGTTTGCCCGCTCATGCGTCCCTGGGCACGCACATGACAGCAGGCGCCGTGGCCGGAGTGCTGGAGCACACAGTCATGTACCCCGTGGACTCAGTCAAG ACACGTATGCAGAGTTTACAGCCGGACCCAAAGGCTCAGTACCGTAGCGTGTACGGAGCGCTCAAGAGGATTGTGCGGACCGAGGGCGTCCTTCGGCCCTTGAGGGGCCTCAATATCACTGTGCTGGGGGCCGGCCCCGCCCACGCACTCTATTTCGCCTGCTACGAGCGAATCAAGCGCAGCCTTAGTGACATCATACAGAATGGTGGCAACAGCCACATTGCTAACG GTGTGGCAGGAAGTGTTGCCACTGTCCTCCATGATGCAGTCATGAACCCAGCAGAAG tGGTGAAGCAGAGGATGCAGATGTATAACTCTCCATACCGCAGCCTGTACGACTGCGTACTGACGGTCAGTCGCAAGGAAGGGCTGGCCGCCTTCTACCGCAGCTACAGCACTCAGCTGACCATGAACATCCCCTTCCAGGCCGTTCACTTCATCACTTACGAATTCATGCAGGAACATTTTAACCCAGAGCGCCAGTACCGGCCTGAAACGCACATCCTGTCCGGAGCGGCGGCCGGAGCCGTGTCCGCTGCCATCACCACTCCGTTAGACGTGTGCAAGACCTTGTTAAACACGCAGGAGAACGTGGCGCTCAGCTCCGCGCACGTCAGCGGACATCTCTCCGGCATGGTCAACGCTTTCAGGACGGTTTACCGGCTGGGCGGCGTGCCGGCGTTCTTTAAAGGCATCCGAGCTCGGGTCATTTATCAGATGCCGTCTACGGCCATCGCCTGGTCCGTCTATGAGTTCTTCAAGTACTTTTTGACCCAACACGAGCCGCACATCCAGGAACTGGGGAGGGACGCTCACAAGGCCAGTTCCACATGA